A window of Sulfurovum riftiae contains these coding sequences:
- a CDS encoding F0F1 ATP synthase subunit delta has translation MEELIAKRYATALSSVSKDVKGIVAVLNVLTEAISVPEVQEALTSPIVAAEKKTEMILSALGKEADAKLVNFIKILGENKRLDLIPAIAKVLNADLQKESNQYEGVLKSSTKLEKEELAKLEKTLERYTGSKIKLKQEKTDLEGLRVSVDDLGIEVNFSKQRVKEQLIDFIKKSL, from the coding sequence ATGGAAGAGTTAATAGCAAAACGTTATGCAACAGCGCTTTCCTCGGTAAGTAAAGATGTAAAGGGTATCGTGGCAGTACTGAATGTATTGACAGAAGCGATCTCGGTACCTGAAGTTCAGGAAGCGTTGACATCTCCTATCGTAGCAGCAGAGAAGAAAACAGAGATGATCCTCTCTGCACTCGGTAAAGAGGCAGATGCGAAACTGGTGAATTTCATCAAGATCCTTGGTGAGAACAAAAGACTCGATCTGATCCCGGCAATTGCAAAGGTTCTCAATGCAGACCTTCAAAAAGAGTCGAATCAGTATGAAGGTGTATTGAAAAGCAGCACGAAACTCGAAAAAGAGGAGTTGGCGAAGCTTGAGAAGACACTGGAGAGATATACAGGGTCAAAGATCAAGTTGAAGCAGGAAAAAACAGATCTTGAGGGTTTGAGAGTTTCGGTTGATGATTTGGGTATTGAGGTTAACTTCTCCAAGCAGAGAGTTAAAGAACAACTAATTGATTTCATTAAGAAATCTCTGTAG
- the atpA gene encoding F0F1 ATP synthase subunit alpha: MAVKLQADEISSIIKERIENFEIDVDINEVGKVVGIADGITTVYGLNNVMAGEVVEFDNGARGLVLNLEESNVGVVVLGTSAGIKEGMSVKRAGELLKTPVGDGMMGRVVNPLGEPIDGKGAVEAAEHRFIEEKAPGIMARKSVHEPLQTGIKAIDALVPVGRGQRELIIGDRQTGKTTLAIDTIINQKGQDVVCIYVAIGQKQSTVAATVKKLEEHGAMDYTIVVNAGAADSSALQFLAPYAGVTMAEYFRDNGRHAVIFYDDLSKHAVAYREMSLILRRPPGREAYPGDVFYLHSRLLERAAKLSDALGAGSITAFPIIETQAGDVAAYIPTNVISITDGQIFLETDLFNSGIRPAINVGLSVSRVGGAAQIKATKQVSGTLRLDLASFRELQAFAQFASDLDDYTRGQLERGQRMVEVLKQGPYAPVPIEKQVVIIFAGANGYLDDIAASSVNRFEAELMPFMEAKYSSVLDAIRNDKKITDDTDAQLRKAIEDFKTSFAG; the protein is encoded by the coding sequence GTGGCAGTTAAATTGCAAGCAGATGAGATTAGTTCGATCATCAAAGAGAGAATCGAGAACTTTGAGATTGATGTCGACATCAATGAAGTAGGAAAAGTAGTAGGTATCGCGGATGGTATTACAACCGTATATGGTCTTAACAATGTTATGGCCGGAGAAGTTGTAGAGTTCGACAACGGTGCAAGAGGATTGGTCCTTAACCTTGAAGAATCAAACGTAGGTGTTGTTGTTCTTGGTACAAGCGCAGGTATCAAAGAAGGTATGAGCGTAAAAAGAGCCGGCGAGCTTCTTAAAACACCGGTAGGTGACGGCATGATGGGTAGAGTTGTCAATCCACTTGGTGAGCCGATCGACGGTAAAGGTGCAGTGGAAGCAGCTGAGCATAGATTCATCGAAGAGAAAGCACCTGGTATCATGGCAAGAAAATCTGTTCATGAGCCGCTTCAGACAGGTATCAAAGCGATCGATGCACTTGTACCGGTAGGTAGAGGCCAAAGAGAGCTTATTATTGGTGACAGACAGACAGGTAAGACCACATTGGCGATCGATACGATCATCAACCAGAAAGGTCAGGATGTTGTATGTATCTATGTTGCGATCGGTCAGAAGCAGTCAACAGTTGCTGCAACGGTCAAGAAACTTGAAGAGCACGGAGCGATGGACTACACGATCGTTGTCAATGCCGGTGCTGCTGACTCTTCAGCACTTCAGTTCCTTGCACCATATGCAGGTGTGACCATGGCTGAGTACTTCAGAGACAACGGCAGACATGCCGTTATCTTCTACGATGACCTTTCCAAGCATGCGGTTGCATACAGAGAGATGTCATTGATCCTTAGAAGACCTCCGGGTAGAGAGGCGTACCCGGGTGACGTTTTCTATCTACACTCAAGACTGCTTGAAAGAGCTGCAAAGCTTTCCGATGCATTGGGTGCAGGTTCCATTACAGCATTCCCGATCATTGAAACTCAGGCAGGTGACGTTGCGGCATATATCCCGACAAACGTTATCTCCATTACTGACGGTCAGATCTTCCTTGAGACAGACCTCTTCAACTCAGGTATCAGACCGGCGATCAACGTTGGACTCTCTGTATCAAGAGTTGGTGGTGCTGCACAGATCAAAGCGACAAAGCAGGTTTCAGGTACATTGAGACTCGACCTTGCATCATTCAGAGAGCTTCAGGCATTCGCACAGTTCGCATCTGACCTTGATGACTATACAAGAGGTCAGCTCGAGCGTGGACAGAGAATGGTTGAAGTATTGAAGCAGGGGCCATACGCGCCAGTGCCGATCGAGAAGCAGGTCGTGATCATCTTTGCAGGTGCCAACGGTTACCTTGATGACATTGCTGCAAGTTCTGTTAACAGATTCGAAGCAGAGCTTATGCCGTTCATGGAAGCAAAATACTCATCTGTACTTGATGCGATCAGAAACGACAAGAAGATCACTGATGACACAGATGCTCAACTAAGAAAAGCTATAGAAGATTTCAAAACTTCATTCGCTGGATAA
- the atpG gene encoding ATP synthase F1 subunit gamma, producing MANLKEIKRKISSVKNTQKTTNAMKLVSSAKLKRTEELAKRSRVYAAKLTGLIEEIAQKMQNASAEGLDNIFFQENDSPKMVDIIFITADKGLCGGFNSQTIKRTNQLIAEYQEKGVKVRLRAIGRKGIDYFKFNGIELNNEVIGLSAAPDYKTSSEFIAEVVESYVNGETDRIIMVHNGYVNMISQEIRQDQVLPVDTSMLELGATSTSELEVEPDDDDTLLDALVKRYVEYSIYYALIDSLAAEHSARMQAMDAATKNAKDMVKTLNVKYNKARQEAITTELIEIISGMESMK from the coding sequence ATGGCTAATTTAAAAGAGATAAAGCGTAAGATCAGCAGTGTAAAAAATACACAAAAGACGACTAACGCCATGAAGCTTGTCTCTTCTGCGAAACTGAAAAGAACAGAAGAGCTTGCAAAAAGATCAAGAGTCTATGCAGCAAAATTGACCGGACTCATTGAAGAGATCGCTCAGAAGATGCAGAACGCAAGTGCAGAAGGTCTTGACAATATCTTTTTTCAGGAGAACGATTCTCCTAAAATGGTAGATATCATCTTTATCACTGCAGACAAAGGTCTTTGTGGCGGATTCAATTCGCAAACGATCAAAAGAACGAATCAGCTGATCGCGGAATACCAGGAAAAAGGTGTCAAGGTAAGACTGAGAGCGATTGGTAGAAAAGGTATCGACTACTTCAAGTTCAACGGTATTGAACTTAACAATGAAGTGATCGGCCTGAGTGCGGCTCCGGATTATAAAACATCTTCTGAATTCATTGCAGAAGTGGTTGAATCCTATGTGAACGGTGAAACGGACAGGATCATCATGGTACATAACGGATATGTCAACATGATCTCCCAGGAGATCAGACAGGACCAGGTCCTGCCTGTAGACACATCAATGCTTGAACTCGGTGCTACTTCGACGTCAGAGTTGGAAGTAGAGCCGGATGATGACGATACACTGCTTGATGCATTGGTCAAAAGATATGTTGAGTACAGTATCTACTATGCGCTTATCGATTCACTTGCAGCTGAGCACTCAGCACGTATGCAGGCGATGGATGCAGCGACGAAGAATGCCAAAGATATGGTAAAGACACTGAACGTTAAATACAACAAAGCTAGACAAGAAGCGATTACGACTGAGCTCATCGAGATCATCAGTGGTATGGAATCAATGAAATAA
- the atpD gene encoding F0F1 ATP synthase subunit beta: protein MTGKIVQVLGPVIDVDFTDYLPEINEALETTFELDGKEQRLVLEVAAQLGDNRVRTIAMDMSEGVVRGQEVKATGDSIQVPVGEEVLGRIFNVIGEAIDEAGPVDAKTFWSIHRDPPPFEDQSTKTEVFETGIKVVDLLAPYSKGGKVGLFGGAGVGKTVIIMELINNVAMKHSGYSVFAGVGERTREGNDLYFEMKESNVLDKVALCYGQMSEPPGARNRIALTGLTMAEYFRDEMGLDVLMFIDNIFRFAQSGSEMSALLGRIPSAVGYQPTLSREMGALQERITSTTKGSITSVQAVYVPADDLTDPAPASVFAHLDATTVLNRSIAEKGIYPAVDPLDSTSRMLDPQIVGEEHYNVARGVQQILQKYKDLQDIIAILGMDELSEDDKLVVERARKIEKYLSQPFHVAEVFTGSPGVYVTLEDTIEGFKGLLEGKYDDMNEAAFYMVGNMAEAVAKNDKINAK, encoded by the coding sequence ATGACAGGTAAAATAGTACAAGTCTTGGGTCCCGTTATCGATGTGGACTTTACAGACTATCTACCGGAGATCAACGAAGCGTTGGAGACAACATTCGAACTTGACGGTAAAGAGCAGAGATTGGTTTTGGAAGTAGCGGCACAGCTTGGTGACAACAGAGTGCGAACGATTGCTATGGACATGAGTGAAGGTGTGGTCAGAGGTCAGGAAGTGAAAGCGACCGGTGATTCTATTCAGGTACCTGTTGGTGAAGAAGTACTTGGACGTATCTTCAACGTCATCGGTGAAGCGATCGATGAAGCAGGCCCGGTTGATGCAAAGACATTCTGGTCAATTCACAGAGATCCACCGCCATTTGAGGACCAGAGTACAAAAACAGAAGTTTTTGAAACAGGTATCAAAGTTGTTGACCTTCTCGCACCATATTCAAAAGGTGGTAAGGTTGGACTGTTCGGTGGTGCGGGTGTTGGTAAAACCGTCATCATCATGGAGCTTATCAACAACGTTGCGATGAAACACAGCGGTTACTCTGTATTTGCAGGTGTTGGTGAAAGAACACGTGAAGGTAACGACCTTTACTTCGAAATGAAAGAGTCCAACGTACTTGACAAAGTTGCACTCTGCTACGGTCAGATGAGTGAACCTCCGGGAGCAAGAAACAGAATCGCGCTTACAGGTCTTACAATGGCTGAGTATTTCCGTGACGAGATGGGTCTTGATGTTCTTATGTTCATCGACAACATCTTTAGATTTGCACAGTCAGGTTCTGAAATGTCAGCACTTCTTGGACGTATTCCTTCAGCCGTTGGTTACCAGCCGACACTAAGCAGAGAGATGGGTGCACTCCAGGAGCGTATTACATCGACCACTAAAGGTTCGATCACTTCTGTTCAGGCTGTATATGTTCCTGCGGATGACTTGACCGACCCGGCTCCGGCATCAGTATTTGCCCACCTGGATGCAACAACGGTTCTTAACAGATCTATTGCAGAAAAAGGTATTTATCCTGCGGTTGATCCATTGGATTCAACGTCTAGAATGCTTGACCCGCAGATTGTCGGTGAAGAGCACTACAACGTTGCACGTGGTGTACAGCAGATCCTTCAGAAGTACAAAGACCTTCAGGATATCATTGCGATTCTTGGTATGGACGAGCTTTCAGAAGATGACAAACTTGTGGTTGAAAGAGCAAGAAAGATCGAAAAATATCTTTCTCAGCCATTCCACGTTGCTGAAGTATTTACAGGTTCTCCAGGTGTCTATGTTACACTTGAAGATACTATCGAAGGTTTCAAAGGTCTTCTCGAAGGTAAATATGACGACATGAACGAAGCGGCATTCTACATGGTAGGAAATATGGCTGAGGCTGTTGCGAAAAACGATAAGATCAACGCTAAGTAA
- the atpC gene encoding ATP synthase F1 subunit epsilon — MELMKLEIVTPNGVIFDDEVKQVTLPGSEGEFGVLPRHATLVSLLDTGVIVIEKADGTEVAVAINSGYVKVDEEKTTCIVDGAVALSGEDSNLAKALDEAKELLKKAESSSIAIASAVSKVEQIGKSL, encoded by the coding sequence ATGGAACTAATGAAGCTTGAAATCGTCACACCGAACGGTGTGATCTTCGATGATGAAGTCAAACAGGTGACGCTTCCGGGTAGTGAAGGTGAATTCGGGGTTCTCCCAAGACACGCTACTCTGGTCTCACTGCTTGACACAGGTGTGATCGTGATCGAGAAGGCAGACGGAACTGAAGTGGCTGTTGCCATCAATTCCGGTTATGTGAAGGTCGATGAAGAGAAGACTACCTGTATCGTAGATGGAGCGGTAGCTCTCTCAGGTGAGGACAGTAACCTCGCCAAAGCACTTGATGAGGCAAAAGAGCTTCTCAAGAAGGCAGAATCTTCAAGTATTGCTATTGCTTCTGCAGTCAGCAAAGTTGAACAGATCGGAAAGTCTCTCTAA
- a CDS encoding MotA/TolQ/ExbB proton channel family protein has product MGSLLDYFIHSSAITIFVLLLLSVYFIVTFWVFLDRYYILNSRIKSEARSLKALYSGQSKSVLSNSLIFTYLSRVNTPNKAILEAASSDAIRVSTKGLTWLSIIASTSPFIGLFGTVIGILETFSKLGSQISASLSVVAPAISEALIATAAGIAVAIFAYTFHLILKRKAYELSSLLSSQSEVILSQNEE; this is encoded by the coding sequence TTGGGCTCTCTCTTAGATTATTTCATTCACAGCAGTGCGATCACTATTTTCGTGCTGCTGCTGCTTTCTGTCTACTTTATAGTAACCTTCTGGGTATTTCTGGACAGATACTACATTCTCAACTCCCGCATAAAATCGGAAGCAAGATCCCTCAAAGCACTCTATTCAGGTCAGTCAAAATCAGTGTTGAGCAATTCACTTATTTTTACTTATCTGAGCCGTGTGAATACGCCTAACAAAGCCATTCTTGAAGCGGCATCCTCCGATGCCATACGTGTTTCTACCAAAGGGCTTACCTGGCTTTCCATTATCGCATCGACCTCGCCGTTCATCGGTCTGTTCGGTACGGTCATCGGTATTCTCGAGACTTTCTCCAAACTGGGTTCGCAGATCAGTGCCTCCCTCTCAGTGGTCGCACCGGCGATCTCTGAAGCACTCATCGCTACGGCGGCAGGTATCGCAGTGGCGATCTTTGCCTATACTTTCCACCTGATACTAAAGCGTAAAGCGTACGAGCTGAGCTCTCTGCTCTCTTCACAGTCTGAAGTCATTCTTTCCCAGAACGAGGAGTAG
- a CDS encoding biopolymer transporter ExbD, with protein sequence MFSWDDSPDLNITPLVDVMLVLMAILMITAPTITFQEQIDLPQGSKTVKVNKPKTLTIRMDKKQKIYLNNDVYALDTFADDFVNKSAKMDKNSEVYIRADEQLRYKDVMYLLKSVKAAGFEKVSLITL encoded by the coding sequence ATGTTCTCCTGGGATGACAGTCCGGATCTGAACATTACGCCCCTGGTCGATGTCATGCTGGTACTGATGGCCATTCTGATGATCACCGCACCTACTATTACGTTCCAGGAACAGATCGATCTCCCTCAAGGCTCCAAAACGGTCAAAGTGAACAAACCAAAGACCCTGACCATCCGAATGGACAAAAAACAGAAGATCTATCTGAACAACGATGTCTATGCACTCGATACCTTTGCCGATGATTTTGTCAACAAATCTGCCAAGATGGACAAGAATTCAGAAGTCTACATCCGTGCGGACGAGCAGTTGAGATACAAAGATGTCATGTATCTGCTCAAGAGTGTCAAAGCAGCAGGCTTTGAGAAGGTCTCTCTTATCACGCTATGA
- a CDS encoding TonB C-terminal domain-containing protein yields the protein MIKHSSTFVSGVLAFTAYFIIIGLLVFYFNTRNEDKSKHFVKKDEHRIQVALAAPKKVTAPKTKAKKKAKKKPKAKPKKKPKTKPKPKKTTKKKVIKEKVVKKKVVKKKDRNITKPKKQAKDLFKNVKTSKKKKLQIQVSDKPIKSRSKNNLIKVSSMSATERVNASLKSQKKSDSGVENAYFAHVQSMLEDWPAQSDYAGEKAKVILYIEPSGFFEFKIVSQSNIPAFNRGLEEFLEQLQIEGFGPHNAGRTYKFEAEFIAKD from the coding sequence ATGATAAAGCACTCCTCAACCTTTGTCTCCGGGGTACTGGCATTTACAGCCTATTTCATTATTATCGGTCTGCTTGTCTTCTATTTCAATACACGCAATGAGGACAAAAGCAAACATTTTGTCAAAAAAGATGAACATCGCATACAGGTTGCACTCGCTGCACCAAAAAAAGTGACCGCACCCAAGACAAAAGCCAAGAAAAAAGCCAAGAAAAAACCAAAAGCAAAACCCAAAAAGAAACCAAAAACCAAGCCGAAACCCAAAAAGACGACAAAGAAGAAGGTGATCAAAGAGAAGGTGGTCAAAAAGAAGGTCGTCAAGAAGAAGGACCGGAATATTACCAAGCCCAAAAAACAGGCAAAAGATCTTTTCAAAAATGTTAAGACCAGCAAAAAGAAAAAACTGCAGATACAGGTCTCCGATAAACCGATTAAAAGCAGATCGAAGAACAATCTCATCAAGGTTTCCAGCATGAGTGCGACTGAGCGTGTCAATGCCTCTTTGAAATCTCAAAAGAAGAGTGACAGCGGTGTGGAGAATGCCTACTTTGCCCATGTTCAGAGTATGCTTGAAGACTGGCCGGCACAGAGTGACTATGCCGGAGAGAAGGCAAAAGTGATACTTTACATAGAACCCAGCGGTTTTTTCGAATTCAAAATCGTCTCCCAATCAAATATCCCTGCTTTTAACCGCGGTCTTGAAGAGTTCCTCGAACAGTTACAGATCGAAGGGTTCGGCCCTCATAATGCAGGCAGGACCTATAAATTCGAAGCGGAGTTCATCGCTAAAGATTAG
- the amrB gene encoding AmmeMemoRadiSam system protein B, whose translation MSSGIRKAAVAGSFYPDSCRELKAYFQEFNRAFDKISIKKEILSIRPKAIIVPHAGYIYSGFTANFAYRFLKNAKPKRIIVIGPSHHHYFKGISASYFESYETPCGNIEIDSPYLFALAKKFNIGFEAKAHEKEHSTEVQMPFIKYYFPRTKVIELVYGDISALKLTQIITALLHNPDNAVVISSDLSHFYPLKKAEAMDKHCLRAVANLDLNELKHCEACGITGIEAMLLAAKRLNLSSKLLDYRTSEKSTHDKRSVVGYMSAMFY comes from the coding sequence ATGTCTTCCGGCATACGCAAAGCTGCTGTTGCCGGTTCATTCTACCCTGACAGTTGCAGAGAACTCAAAGCCTACTTCCAGGAATTCAATAGAGCCTTTGACAAAATATCCATCAAAAAAGAGATACTGTCCATTAGGCCAAAGGCGATCATCGTTCCGCACGCCGGCTACATATACAGCGGTTTCACTGCCAATTTCGCCTACCGTTTTCTGAAAAATGCAAAACCCAAACGCATCATTGTCATCGGGCCAAGCCACCACCACTACTTCAAAGGGATCTCTGCAAGCTATTTTGAAAGCTACGAGACCCCCTGCGGGAACATTGAGATAGACAGCCCCTACCTCTTCGCACTGGCAAAAAAGTTCAACATCGGTTTCGAAGCAAAAGCACACGAAAAGGAGCACTCGACCGAAGTGCAGATGCCTTTTATCAAATACTACTTTCCAAGAACAAAGGTCATTGAACTCGTATACGGAGATATCTCTGCACTAAAGCTTACCCAGATCATCACTGCACTGCTGCACAATCCGGACAATGCTGTGGTCATCTCTTCCGATCTGAGCCATTTTTATCCGCTGAAGAAAGCTGAAGCGATGGACAAACACTGCCTCAGAGCTGTAGCCAACCTTGACCTGAATGAACTGAAGCACTGTGAAGCTTGCGGAATTACAGGTATTGAAGCGATGCTGCTTGCGGCCAAGAGACTGAATCTGTCATCCAAACTGCTAGACTACAGAACTTCCGAGAAGAGCACACATGACAAGCGTTCAGTGGTTGGGTATATGTCTGCGATGTTTTATTAA
- the amrA gene encoding AmmeMemoRadiSam system protein A yields the protein MQDILIGLAKAAILVALNQPEDFDLEGALKKYPQLLENGAAFVTINKRPNDQLRGCIGSLQAYRPLYKDIISNAQAAALHDPRFPPLTPEELKEIKIEVSILSEPKPLQYSDVEDLRKKIVPMKDGVVLRYDGYQATYLPQVWEQLPDFDAFFSSLCMKAGLPGDCLSRHPEIEVYHVTKYEEE from the coding sequence ATGCAAGATATTCTCATCGGCCTGGCAAAAGCCGCTATACTCGTTGCCCTCAATCAACCTGAAGATTTTGACCTCGAAGGTGCCTTGAAAAAATACCCACAGCTTCTGGAGAACGGTGCCGCTTTCGTCACCATCAATAAACGGCCCAACGATCAGCTACGGGGATGCATCGGTTCATTGCAGGCGTACCGCCCTCTCTACAAAGATATCATCTCCAATGCACAGGCAGCTGCACTGCATGACCCGCGCTTTCCTCCATTGACCCCGGAAGAACTCAAAGAGATCAAAATAGAGGTATCCATCCTCTCCGAGCCAAAACCGCTGCAATACAGCGATGTGGAAGACCTGAGAAAAAAGATCGTCCCGATGAAAGACGGTGTTGTCCTTCGATATGACGGTTATCAGGCGACCTACCTGCCGCAGGTCTGGGAACAGCTGCCCGATTTCGATGCCTTTTTCTCTTCTTTGTGTATGAAAGCGGGGTTGCCGGGTGACTGCCTGTCCCGCCATCCGGAGATCGAAGTGTACCACGTGACAAAATACGAGGAGGAGTGA
- the tolB gene encoding Tol-Pal system protein TolB, producing MRYLLILLFSIHLFAVDASMKIEKDVEHRSRIALMDGSEVSNGKLFRILLSDLKISGHFLADGTFHKGDFSGSFIAPGLKSKEYILKYRFSNIGGVKLEIRLLKASDGTQLFEKSYAIKNSAKMPFLVHKAVYDINRVLKYPDIGWINRYVVFARYTTPKHSEILLADYTFTYQKVIIRGGLNLFPKWADSAQKSFYYTSYAGLVPTLNKINIYTGSKSTVASSEGMIVCSDVSPDGGKILLTMSPEGQADIYEMSLFTGSKTRVTKFNGVDVSGKYLGNGRQIVFVSNRLGYANIFKKSISSAAVSQVVFHGRNNNAVDAHGNKIVYSSRESNNAFGSNRFNLYLTSANGGSTRPLTTTGSNQFPRFSTDGSVILYIKQRGGSSSVGYINLGSSQSLLFPLGGRKIQSIDW from the coding sequence TTGAGATATCTTTTGATCCTGTTATTTTCCATACACCTTTTTGCCGTAGATGCCTCCATGAAGATTGAGAAAGATGTCGAACACCGTTCGCGCATTGCACTGATGGACGGTTCGGAGGTCTCCAACGGAAAACTTTTCAGGATCCTTCTTTCCGACCTTAAGATATCGGGCCATTTCCTTGCAGACGGAACGTTTCACAAAGGTGACTTTTCCGGAAGTTTCATTGCTCCTGGGCTTAAAAGCAAAGAGTACATCCTCAAGTACCGTTTCTCGAATATCGGCGGGGTGAAACTGGAGATCCGTCTCTTGAAGGCGTCGGACGGTACACAGCTTTTTGAGAAGAGTTATGCCATAAAGAACAGTGCAAAGATGCCGTTCCTGGTCCACAAGGCAGTTTATGACATCAACAGGGTATTGAAGTATCCCGATATCGGATGGATCAACCGTTATGTGGTCTTTGCAAGATACACGACACCGAAACACAGTGAGATACTACTGGCCGATTATACTTTCACCTACCAGAAAGTGATCATCAGGGGTGGATTGAACCTTTTCCCCAAGTGGGCTGACAGTGCGCAGAAAAGCTTCTACTATACTTCCTATGCCGGCCTGGTGCCGACGTTGAACAAGATCAATATCTATACAGGATCAAAAAGCACGGTTGCCTCTTCCGAAGGAATGATCGTCTGTTCAGATGTGAGTCCGGACGGTGGAAAGATACTGCTTACCATGTCTCCGGAGGGACAGGCGGATATTTATGAGATGAGTCTTTTTACCGGTTCAAAAACGCGTGTTACGAAATTCAACGGTGTGGATGTGAGCGGAAAGTATCTTGGGAACGGAAGGCAGATCGTATTTGTCTCCAACAGACTGGGGTATGCGAATATCTTCAAGAAATCCATCTCTTCCGCAGCGGTCTCGCAGGTGGTCTTCCACGGACGTAACAACAATGCAGTGGATGCACACGGCAACAAGATCGTCTACTCGAGCAGAGAGAGCAACAATGCCTTCGGCAGCAACCGCTTCAATCTCTACCTGACATCGGCGAACGGAGGAAGCACACGGCCGCTTACCACGACCGGCAGTAACCAGTTCCCGCGTTTCTCGACGGACGGTTCAGTCATACTCTATATCAAACAGCGCGGTGGCAGTTCTTCCGTAGGGTACATCAACCTTGGCAGTTCCCAGAGTCTGCTTTTCCCTCTGGGCGGCAGAAAGATACAATCGATCGATTGGTAA
- a CDS encoding OmpA family protein: MKQTLWATAALALLLLSGCGQTAPTLGGSGGKNNFTDATEITGDTVTVNESGAGGSLGNSSADGFRSVYFDFGDYGISGAMQDKVSANAARAAQSSGKIKIEGNCDEFGTDEYNYALGLKRAKAVKDAMAAEGVDTGRMVIVSYGESNPVCSSPTDSCYARNRRVDLRLAR, translated from the coding sequence ATGAAACAGACATTATGGGCAACAGCGGCATTGGCGTTACTTCTTCTAAGCGGTTGCGGACAGACGGCACCGACACTGGGCGGATCAGGTGGAAAGAACAACTTTACGGATGCGACGGAGATCACAGGTGATACCGTTACGGTCAATGAGAGCGGGGCAGGCGGAAGCCTGGGTAACAGCAGTGCTGACGGGTTCAGGTCGGTCTATTTTGACTTTGGTGACTACGGTATTTCCGGTGCAATGCAGGACAAGGTCTCAGCCAATGCAGCCAGAGCGGCACAGAGCAGCGGAAAGATCAAGATCGAAGGGAACTGTGACGAATTCGGGACCGATGAGTATAACTATGCACTCGGACTCAAGAGAGCCAAAGCAGTGAAAGATGCTATGGCAGCTGAAGGTGTCGATACGGGCAGAATGGTCATTGTCAGCTATGGCGAGAGCAACCCTGTCTGCAGCTCGCCTACAGACAGCTGTTATGCACGTAACAGAAGGGTTGACCTGCGTCTGGCCAGGTAA
- a CDS encoding tetratricopeptide repeat protein, whose product MQDKLIPRIFLLAAIGVSVLLAEPSVYSYRDSAPAYDDGYAPPRGRTPAKVVITQNRDNIVRLKRRIAELEERVDGLSSLVEGLSITINELQAPGRLQPTAASSPNTDNTALLKELGAMIDQINENYVSKEELQRILKSKGSYKAPSTGKKESVSTGESLSEKSNAKLYSEGVRLFNKKRYNEAKKRFTITDTKGYKPAASNYYLGEIAYYTKKYDDAIFYFKKSAGLYDQASYIDTLLLHTGISLEKTGDKAQARAFYENIIENYSGKKSARIAKERLKKL is encoded by the coding sequence ATGCAAGATAAACTGATTCCCCGTATTTTCCTGCTGGCAGCAATAGGTGTAAGTGTACTTCTGGCAGAGCCTTCGGTCTACAGTTATCGGGATAGTGCACCGGCATATGATGATGGGTATGCGCCACCACGTGGACGGACCCCGGCCAAAGTGGTCATTACACAGAACAGGGACAACATCGTTCGTCTCAAGCGTCGCATTGCAGAGCTGGAAGAGCGTGTCGACGGATTGTCATCGCTTGTGGAGGGATTGAGCATTACCATCAATGAACTTCAGGCACCGGGGAGACTGCAACCGACAGCTGCAAGCAGTCCGAATACAGACAATACGGCACTGCTGAAAGAGCTTGGTGCGATGATAGACCAGATCAATGAGAACTATGTCAGCAAAGAGGAACTGCAGAGGATCCTCAAGTCGAAGGGGAGCTACAAAGCACCTTCCACTGGTAAAAAAGAGAGTGTTTCAACAGGAGAGTCCCTCAGTGAGAAATCCAATGCGAAACTCTACAGTGAAGGGGTAAGGCTTTTTAACAAAAAACGCTATAACGAGGCAAAAAAACGTTTTACGATCACAGATACCAAAGGGTACAAACCTGCTGCATCGAACTATTACCTCGGTGAGATTGCCTACTATACCAAGAAGTATGACGATGCGATCTTCTATTTCAAGAAGAGTGCCGGTCTTTATGACCAGGCAAGCTATATCGATACCCTTCTGCTGCACACGGGTATTTCACTGGAGAAGACAGGGGACAAGGCGCAGGCCAGGGCTTTTTATGAAAATATCATAGAGAATTACAGCGGTAAGAAAAGTGCGAGGATCGCCAAAGAGAGGTTGAAGAAGTTATAG